In Streptococcus dysgalactiae subsp. dysgalactiae, the following are encoded in one genomic region:
- a CDS encoding IS3 family transposase (programmed frameshift) encodes MSRKIRRHFTDDFKQQIVDLYNAGRKRSSLIKEYELTPSTFDKWVRQAKTTGSFKSVDNLTDEQRELIELRKRNKELEMQLDILKQAAVIMAPKREIITANKDNYSISAMCRWLNIPRSSYYYQAVEQGAEAVFEETIKTIFHESKSRYGVRKIKKCLEKDGITLSRRRIRRIMKRLNLVSVYQKATFKPHSRGKNEAPIPNHLDRQFKQERPLQALVTDLTYVRVGNRWAYVCLIIDLYNREIIGLSLGWHKTAELVKQAIQSIPYALTKVKMFHSDRGKEFDNQLIDEILEAFGITRSLSQAGCPYDNAVAESTYRAFKIEFVYQETFQSLEELALKTKDYVHWWNYHRIHGSLNYQTPMTKRLIA; translated from the exons ATGTCTAGAAAAATACGTCGCCACTTCACCGATGATTTTAAGCAACAAATTGTTGACCTTTACAATGCTGGTAGAAAGCGTAGCAGTCTCATCAAGGAATATGAGCTAACCCCTTCCACCTTCGATAAGTGGGTTAGACAAGCCAAAACAACAGGTTCATTCAAGTCTGTTGATAATCTGACAGATGAACAGCGGGAGCTGATTGAACTCAGGAAACGCAATAAAGAACTCGAAATGCAATTAGATATCCTAAAGCAAGCGGCGGTGATTATGGCAC CAAAAAGGGAAATAATCACTGCTAATAAGGATAACTATAGCATTTCAGCCATGTGTCGTTGGTTGAACATTCCTCGTTCAAGTTATTACTACCAAGCTGTAGAACAAGGGGCCGAGGCGGTTTTCGAGGAAACTATTAAAACGATTTTCCATGAAAGCAAGTCCAGATATGGGGTTAGAAAAATCAAGAAGTGTTTGGAAAAAGATGGTATAACGCTATCTCGTCGTCGGATTCGACGCATTATGAAGCGACTCAATTTGGTTTCTGTTTATCAGAAAGCCACCTTCAAACCACATTCCAGAGGCAAGAATGAAGCCCCTATTCCCAACCATTTAGACAGGCAATTTAAGCAAGAAAGACCACTACAAGCCTTAGTCACTGACTTAACCTATGTTCGTGTAGGCAATCGTTGGGCTTATGTTTGCCTTATTATTGACCTATACAACCGTGAAATCATCGGCCTGTCTCTTGGTTGGCACAAGACCGCTGAACTCGTTAAGCAAGCCATTCAAAGCATTCCTTACGCCCTGACCAAAGTCAAGATGTTCCATTCAGATCGTGGCAAAGAGTTTGATAATCAGTTAATTGATGAAATATTGGAAGCCTTTGGAATCACACGTTCGCTTAGTCAGGCTGGTTGTCCTTATGACAATGCCGTAGCTGAAAGTACGTATCGTGCTTTCAAAATTGAATTTGTTTATCAAGAAACCTTTCAATCGCTGGAAGAACTAGCTCTTAAGACTAAAGACTATGTTCATTGGTGGAATTACCACCGCATTCATGGTAGTCTCAACTACCAAACACCAATGACTAAAAGATTAATTGCCTAG
- a CDS encoding thioredoxin family protein encodes MEPRLSMHYFQVKKEIFWVLLLSPLILLIMWGYVSSNQDDGRLTQKQYYETVVNQTVNLVFYKKSCPYCKVAKKEIATQAKDSKVITYYIDTSTGEGQKLVKKYHVKYAPTIVSIRKGNIQSFLYARDRGNNIIVEKEKIKEVFSQ; translated from the coding sequence ATGGAACCTCGATTGAGTATGCACTATTTTCAAGTGAAAAAAGAAATTTTTTGGGTATTATTATTGAGTCCACTTATTTTATTGATTATGTGGGGCTATGTTTCTAGCAATCAAGATGATGGTCGACTAACGCAAAAGCAATACTATGAAACAGTGGTCAACCAAACGGTTAATTTAGTGTTTTATAAAAAGTCATGTCCCTATTGCAAAGTAGCTAAAAAAGAAATTGCTACTCAAGCTAAGGATAGTAAAGTTATTACTTATTATATTGATACTAGTACAGGAGAAGGACAAAAATTGGTTAAAAAATACCATGTTAAGTACGCACCTACAATAGTGTCAATTAGAAAAGGAAATATTCAATCATTTTTGTATGCTCGAGATAGAGGCAACAACATTATAGTAGAAAAAGAAAAGATAAAAGAAGTATTTAGTCAGTAA
- a CDS encoding helix-turn-helix domain-containing protein, with translation MIDVSKKLKQLRIDGGIAKSRLVTYLSITLRTYDRYEDGSRTPDLVTLMKLSDFYQCSLDELVKGNTKDTLVDRALVVSYRDLKDKGLNDKLAHGLVKQVYDTYEFEKVPKMSDDNRIKFIYKEDLVTLLESIVSKIQEEKNSI, from the coding sequence ATGATTGATGTATCAAAAAAACTAAAACAACTAAGAATTGATGGAGGGATTGCTAAATCGCGGTTGGTCACTTATTTATCGATAACTTTAAGAACTTATGACAGATATGAAGATGGTAGTCGTACTCCTGATTTAGTAACGTTAATGAAATTATCGGATTTTTATCAATGCTCGCTTGATGAATTGGTTAAAGGGAACACAAAGGATACGCTTGTTGATAGGGCATTAGTTGTCTCATATAGAGACCTTAAAGATAAGGGATTGAATGATAAATTGGCTCATGGGCTAGTGAAGCAGGTTTATGATACTTATGAATTTGAGAAGGTTCCTAAAATGTCTGATGATAATAGGATTAAGTTTATCTATAAAGAAGATTTGGTTACTTTACTTGAAAGTATCGTGTCAAAAATACAAGAAGAGAAGAATAGTATCTAG
- a CDS encoding IS3 family transposase (programmed frameshift), translated as MSRKIRRHFTDDFKQQIVDLYNAGRKRSSLIKEYELTPSTFDKWVRQAKTTGSFKSVDNLTDEQRELIELRKRNKELEMQLDILKQAAVIMAPKREIITANKDNYSISAMCRWLNIPRSSYYYQAVEQGAEAVFEETIKTIFHESKSRYGVRKIKKCLEKDGITLSRRRIRRIMKRLNLVSVYQKATFKPHSRGKNEAPIPNHLDRQFKQERPLQALVTDLTYVRVGNRWAYVCLIIDLYNREIIGLSLGWHKTAELVKQAIQSIPYALTKVKMFHSDRGKEFDNQLIDEILEAFGITRSLSQAGFPYDNAVAESTYRAFKIEFVYQETFQSLEELALKTKDYVHWWNYHRIHGSLNYQTPMTKRLIA; from the exons ATGTCTAGAAAAATACGTCGCCACTTCACCGATGATTTTAAGCAACAAATTGTTGACCTTTACAATGCTGGTAGAAAGCGTAGCAGTCTCATCAAGGAATATGAGCTAACCCCTTCCACCTTCGATAAGTGGGTTAGACAAGCCAAAACAACAGGTTCATTCAAGTCTGTTGATAATCTGACAGATGAACAGCGGGAGCTGATTGAACTCAGGAAACGCAATAAAGAACTCGAAATGCAATTAGATATCCTAAAGCAAGCGGCGGTGATTATGGCAC CAAAAAGGGAAATAATCACTGCTAATAAGGATAACTATAGCATTTCAGCCATGTGTCGTTGGTTGAACATTCCTCGTTCAAGTTATTACTACCAAGCTGTAGAACAAGGGGCCGAGGCGGTTTTCGAGGAAACTATTAAAACGATTTTCCATGAAAGCAAGTCCAGATATGGGGTTAGAAAAATCAAGAAGTGTTTGGAAAAAGATGGTATAACGCTATCTCGTCGTCGGATTCGACGCATTATGAAGCGACTCAATTTGGTTTCTGTTTATCAGAAAGCCACCTTCAAACCACATTCCAGAGGCAAGAATGAAGCCCCTATTCCCAACCATTTAGACAGGCAATTTAAGCAAGAAAGACCACTACAAGCCTTAGTCACTGACTTAACCTATGTTCGTGTAGGCAATCGTTGGGCTTATGTTTGCCTTATTATTGACCTATACAACCGTGAAATCATCGGCCTGTCTCTTGGTTGGCACAAGACCGCTGAACTCGTTAAGCAAGCCATTCAAAGCATTCCTTACGCCCTGACCAAAGTCAAGATGTTCCATTCAGATCGTGGCAAAGAGTTTGATAATCAGTTAATTGATGAAATATTGGAAGCCTTTGGAATCACACGTTCGCTTAGTCAGGCTGGTTTTCCTTATGACAATGCCGTAGCTGAAAGTACGTATCGTGCTTTCAAAATTGAATTTGTTTATCAAGAAACCTTTCAATCGCTGGAAGAACTAGCTCTTAAGACTAAAGACTATGTTCATTGGTGGAATTACCACCGCATTCATGGTAGTCTCAACTACCAAACACCAATGACTAAAAGATTAATTGCCTAG
- a CDS encoding helix-turn-helix domain-containing protein, giving the protein MLNERLKELRKSFKLTQVEIAKELNISQPAYGDWERGKFEPSPEKLKTLANFFNVSTDYLLGNTNIKNPDEINLSDFEILFRKTSDNLTDEEKIELEQDLKRVLAERQKIIDERKNKKGNQ; this is encoded by the coding sequence ATGCTTAATGAAAGACTTAAGGAACTACGTAAAAGTTTTAAACTAACTCAAGTAGAGATAGCAAAAGAACTTAATATCTCTCAACCTGCGTATGGAGACTGGGAAAGAGGTAAGTTTGAACCATCACCAGAAAAACTTAAAACACTCGCCAATTTCTTCAACGTCTCAACTGATTATCTATTAGGTAATACCAATATTAAGAATCCTGACGAAATAAATTTATCTGACTTTGAAATCCTCTTTAGAAAGACTTCTGATAACTTAACTGATGAAGAAAAAATTGAACTTGAACAGGATTTAAAGAGAGTTTTAGCTGAACGACAAAAAATCATTGATGAAAGAAAGAATAAGAAAGGTAATCAGTGA